A region from the Silene latifolia isolate original U9 population chromosome 7, ASM4854445v1, whole genome shotgun sequence genome encodes:
- the LOC141593128 gene encoding uncharacterized protein LOC141593128: MSALRRLLQRKAWSTAILFSKTLNPIHPSPSRFYHGYATQLQCSNKVNGHPFIAESTWSPYVPLVLAGLLGAGVVDVAYADAEEAPTKSPLPVPPPSSSYEDLEETAKKERRRLEELLRSKGMQYGSYPRLTVAVKGQKIAIKFQVPSNCEIPRLIASLSSNLNSGSPMEIQSWDSTVAWQVALSLPRGQMQSGGNKDGGEESKSNDGDLCVLMFRSLISPDKPEVEFLKKGSFSSTELDALVSILQIASEKSGHNRGIERKSAAGVPSTNKSVASLEAMGIRVFGLDEPRVGSATEEISWDNIAGYDHQKREIEDTVLLALRSPEVFDEIAHGTRRKFESNRPRAVLFEGPPGTGKTSCARVIANQAGVPLMYVPLEAVLSKYYGESERLLGKVFSLANEIPTGAIIFLDEVDSFAIARDSEMHEATRRILSVLLRQIDGFEQDKKVVVIAATNRKQDLDPALISRFDSIIFFGLPDQQNRQEIAAQYAKHLTVSELTEFALATEGLSGRDIRDVCQQAERRWASKVIRSKAASEVKDEGSLPPLQEYIESASNRRKSLLDIEDQRNRSATIRRDTRPLDLS; this comes from the exons ATGTCAGCATTAAGgagattactacaaaggaaagcTTGGAGTACTGCAATTCTTttttctaaaaccctaaaccctattcaTCCTTCTCCATCTCGCTTCTATCATG GCTACGCAACCCAACTTCAATGTTCGAATAAAGTTAATGGCCATCCTTTCATAGCTGAATCCACGTGGTCACCTTACGTTCCACTTGTGCTAGCTGGTCTACTTGGTGCTGGAGTTGTAGATGTTGCTTATGCAGATGCTGAGGAG GCACCGACCAAGTCTCCGTTGCCAGTGCCGCCACCCTCTTCTAGCTATGAAGATCTAGAGGAGACAGCAAAAAAAGAGCGACGTAGGTTAGAGGAACTGCTCAGAAGTAAAGGGATGCAATATGGGTCTTATCCCCGATTAACAGTTGCTGTGAAAGGCCAAAAG ATTGCGATAAAGTTCCAAGTTCCCTCTAATTGTGAGATTCCGAGGTTAATTGCAAGCCTTTCTTCAAACCTTAACAGTGGTTCACCCATGGAAATTCAGTCCTGGGACAG TacagttgcttggcaggtagcGCTTAGCCTTCCACGTGGCCAGATGCAAAGCGGAGGGAATAAAGATGGTGGGGAAGAAAGTAAATCAAATGATGGTGATCTCTGTGTTCTCATGTTTCGCTCGTTGATAAGCCCTGATAAACCG GAAGTTGAATTTTTAAAGAAAGGAAGCTTCAGTTCTACTGAGCTTGATGCTCTGGTCTCCATTTTACAAATAGCCAGTGAGAAGTCTGGGCATAACAGAGGTATCGAAAGAAAAAGTGCCGCAGGAGTGCCATCTACGAATAAATCAGTAGCTAGTTTGGAAGCCATGGGAATACGTGTGTTTGGGCTTGATGAACCCCGTGTTGGTAGTGCAACTGAAGAGATATCTTGGGACAACATTGCTGGCTATGATCATCAAAAAAG GGAAATAGAAGACACAGTGCTGTTGGCTCTGCGCAGTCCTGAAGTGTTCGATGAAATTGCTCATGGGACCCGGCGCAAATTTGAGTCTAATAGACCAAGAGCTGTGCTTTTTGAAGGCCCTCCAG GTACTGGGAAAACATCATGCGCCCGTGTAATTGCTAATCAGGCG GGGGTTCCGCTTATGTATGTTCCACTTGAGGCTGTTTTGTCCAAGTACTATGGTGAAAGTGAACGTCTCTTGGGGAAGGTTTTCTCACTTGCCAATGAGATTCCAACTGGTGCAATTATTTTCTTAGATGAG GTCGATTCTTTTGCTATTGCACGAGATAGCGAGATGCATGAGGCAACACGTAGAATATTGTCTGTGTTATTGAGACAG ATTGATGGTTTTGAGCAGGATAAGAAGGTCGTTGTGATTGCCGCAACCAACAGAAAGCAAGATCTTGATCCTGCTCTAATAAG CCGTTTTGATTCAATTATCTTTTTTGGCCTCCCTGATCAGCAAAATCGGCAGGAAATAGCAGCTCAGTACGCGAAACACCTCACAGTTTCTGAATTGACAGAGTTTGCTTTGGCCACTGAAGG CTTATCGGGAAGAGATATTCGGGACGTATGTCAACAAGCTGAACGTCGTTGGGCATCAAAG GTCATTCGAAGCAAAGCTGCTAGTGAAGTGAAAGATGAAGGGTCTCTTCCCCCTCTACAAGAATATATTGAAAGCGCTTCTAATCGAAGAAAATCCCTTCTTGATATTGAAGATCAACGCAATCGAAGTGCCACTATTCGCAGAGATACACGGCCGTTGGATTTGAGCTGA